From one Tsukamurella tyrosinosolvens genomic stretch:
- a CDS encoding maleylpyruvate isomerase family mycothiol-dependent enzyme encodes MAASERDLWPLIFAERAALAEDLAALAHERWDTPSLCAGLTVREVLAHLTAGASDNPLVWFAGVLRHRFDFDANVAQRLAKRLGDRPADTLEQFRAVRTSRTKAPIPVGAMLGEIVVHGEDIRRPLGIVRAHPAEVLERVAGFYAGSDLMLPSATRARDLRLRAVDGSFDVGSGPEVTGPLIALIMALTGRDDYLAELGGPGLAEFAAR; translated from the coding sequence ATGGCCGCCTCCGAGCGCGACCTCTGGCCCCTGATCTTCGCCGAGCGCGCCGCGCTCGCCGAGGACCTCGCCGCCCTCGCGCACGAGCGATGGGACACCCCGTCGCTCTGCGCGGGGCTGACGGTGCGGGAGGTCCTGGCTCATCTGACCGCCGGGGCATCCGACAATCCGCTCGTCTGGTTCGCGGGCGTGCTCCGTCACCGCTTCGACTTCGACGCCAACGTCGCGCAACGCCTGGCCAAGCGCCTGGGGGACCGTCCGGCGGACACCCTCGAGCAGTTCCGCGCGGTGCGGACCAGCCGGACCAAGGCGCCGATCCCCGTCGGCGCCATGCTGGGGGAGATCGTCGTGCACGGCGAGGACATCCGGCGCCCGCTCGGCATCGTCCGCGCCCACCCGGCGGAGGTGCTCGAGCGCGTCGCCGGGTTCTACGCCGGTTCGGACCTGATGCTCCCGTCGGCGACCCGGGCCCGCGACCTGCGGCTCCGCGCCGTCGACGGTTCCTTCGACGTGGGCTCGGGGCCGGAGGTGACCGGCCCGCTCATCGCGCTGATCATGGCGCTGACCGGCCGCGACGACTACCTCGCCGAACTCGGTGGC